CGACCGTCCACCGTTGTCCCTGCTGGTTCCCGGGGTTCCCAAAGACCTCGCTGCCGCGCTGGAAGCAGGACTGAACGATGAGCGGCGGCTGCGCCCTGACGCGCTGGCGCTGGCCACGGCCGTATACCGCAGCGCCGAACCGCAACCCGTGGATCTTTCCGACGCAGTCCACCCCACCGTCCTGCCCGAGCTGTTGACGCGGCGCCCGGTTCCCGCGGAGTCAAAGCGCAGCGCACTCCGAACGAAAGTCCAGGGCCTGCGCCGCCGGGCGGCGACTTCCCGCTGGTCCGCACGGCAGCCACAGGCACGGCGGTCACGGGAACAACCGACACCGGCACGGCAGCCGCAGGTACAACCGTCACCAGCATCAAACGGAACGCCGTCACCGGCACGGGACAGAACCGGGCCTGGGGTGAAAGCCGCGGTGGAATCCCGTGGAAAACACGCGGACGGGCCCGTTGGTGGGCAGGCGCGGCGGGTGCTGCTGCGCTCCGTCCTGCCGCTGATTGCCGCGGTGGCGGCAGTGGCGTGGTGGCTGTCGACGTCCGCAGGGGACGGCATGTGGCTTAGAGGTGCCGCACAGGGGCTGCCACCAACATCGGCGCCGTCAGCAGGTGCAGGTGCAGGTGTCGGCGCGGATGCCGATTCAGACGGCGGTAAAGGGCTTCCTCTGCCCGTGGACACCGCACGCCGGCGGGCCGGAGCAGCTGATCCGGTGGAAGCTGTCCAGGGGCTGGCGGCACTTCGCGACTACGCCTTCAGCAGCGGGGGCGTGGAACTGCTGGCGGACGTGAACGCCCCCGGGTCAGCCGCCGCCGCGGCTGACCAGCGCGTCGCCGGCCGGGTTGCCGGGTCCGGCCAGCGCCTCACCGGGTTCACCACCACGCTTTCAGAGATAGCCGCCGAAGATGGGGGCACCGAAGCCCGTGCCGTGGTGCGGGCCGTGTCCGCTACCTCCGGGTACCGGCTGGTGGACGCCGGGGACACAGTAGTCGCCACGGGGGCACCAACCCGGCCGCAGCTGCTTCGGCTGGTGCTGGTCTCCGTGGAGGGCCGGTGGCTGGTGGCCGACATCCTTCCGGGCCCATGAACCGGCATACCGGGCCGGTGTCCCGGGCAGGGCTAGACGGCGCCGGTCTTTCCAGTCACCCAGCGGGCAGCATCTGCCAGGTGCCCGTGCTGCCACGTGAACCCTGCGGCGGTAAGGACCGCCGGCTCCATCCGCTGGCTGGACAGCAGCAGCTCGTCGGCCAGGCCTGGCATGACGGTGCGCAGCACGGGGGCAGGTACCCGCAGGAGGGCGGGGCGGTGCAGGGCGTGGGCCAGTGCCGCCACGATGGTATTGACATCCGCTTGCCCCGGGGCGGCCAGGTTGACCGGGCCGGAGACCGGGGAGCCCAGGAGGAACAGGAAAGCGGCCGAGACATCGGGCAGTGTCACCCACGGCCAGAACTGCCGGCCGTTTCCGAAGGGGCCGCCCAGTCCCAGGCGCAGGAGCGGGAGCAGCTTGCCCAACGCGCCGCCTGAGCGGCTGAACACCACCCCGGTCCGTGGTATCACCACACGTACGCCTGCCGGCGCCGCAAGGGCGGCCTGCTCCCACTCCATGCATATCTGTGCCAAGGTGCCGGAGCCGGTCGGTGCGTCCTCCCGAAGTACTGTGTTGCCCGCATCGCCGTAGTAGTTCGAGCCTGACTGGCTGATGAAGGTGGCCGGTGGCGTATCGGCCCGTGCCATGGCCTGCACCAGGGTCCTGGTTGGTCCCAGACGGGAACTGAAAAGTTCCTCCACCCGCCTGCGCGTCCATGGCCTGTCTCCGATTCCGGCGCCGGAAAGGTTGACGACGGCGTCAGCGCCCGCGAGTGCGCCGGGATCCAGGACGCCGGCCGCAGGGTCCCAGCGGACTTCGGTGGCGCTGGCAGGGGGCCGGCGGACCAGCGTCACCACCGAATGGCCGGCATTGCGGAATGCCGCGGACATGGAAGTGCCGATGAGCCCCGAGGCGCCGGTCATGACGATGTGCATGGTCCATCTCACCACGGCGGCGCAGGTTGTGTATCTCCCGCGGGGCGCCTGGGGGTTGACTATGATCGAACGATGACCTCTTCGAGCTAC
This region of Arthrobacter sp. DNA4 genomic DNA includes:
- a CDS encoding TIGR01777 family oxidoreductase, encoding MHIVMTGASGLIGTSMSAAFRNAGHSVVTLVRRPPASATEVRWDPAAGVLDPGALAGADAVVNLSGAGIGDRPWTRRRVEELFSSRLGPTRTLVQAMARADTPPATFISQSGSNYYGDAGNTVLREDAPTGSGTLAQICMEWEQAALAAPAGVRVVIPRTGVVFSRSGGALGKLLPLLRLGLGGPFGNGRQFWPWVTLPDVSAAFLFLLGSPVSGPVNLAAPGQADVNTIVAALAHALHRPALLRVPAPVLRTVMPGLADELLLSSQRMEPAVLTAAGFTWQHGHLADAARWVTGKTGAV
- a CDS encoding serine/threonine-protein kinase — protein: MDDAQAPDVPGYEVGRLLGRGGSADVWLAREQRTGQEYALKSFRPAGSGTRSSPGITEEEVQREIRILSVLDHQHLIRVHDAVQGTEPGSGTTLTMDYAAGGSLAQLVSARGRLSVGETVTVLTPIAQALAYLHGKGFTHSDVSPGNVLFTGQGKPMLSDLGVARMIGDPGCAGTAGTGGFLDPAPVDAVRAGLQPERDVYSVAALGWFCLTGEAPGRTADRPPLSLLVPGVPKDLAAALEAGLNDERRLRPDALALATAVYRSAEPQPVDLSDAVHPTVLPELLTRRPVPAESKRSALRTKVQGLRRRAATSRWSARQPQARRSREQPTPARQPQVQPSPASNGTPSPARDRTGPGVKAAVESRGKHADGPVGGQARRVLLRSVLPLIAAVAAVAWWLSTSAGDGMWLRGAAQGLPPTSAPSAGAGAGVGADADSDGGKGLPLPVDTARRRAGAADPVEAVQGLAALRDYAFSSGGVELLADVNAPGSAAAAADQRVAGRVAGSGQRLTGFTTTLSEIAAEDGGTEARAVVRAVSATSGYRLVDAGDTVVATGAPTRPQLLRLVLVSVEGRWLVADILPGP